Proteins encoded within one genomic window of Empedobacter falsenii:
- a CDS encoding DUF4957 domain-containing protein, whose translation MKKTFYKILIIGTVLLTANAVISCNDDEFQSESNDPMRMFTPLSLSAENFETETKVTWSPSLYTNNIDETYTTEVSSDSLFTNPKDIILTKKTDSAGVVITDQEIPVRKNFFIRVKTNAYENRPESHWSVSKRIKIIGIQILHPIYDPNILENQATVSWDVTAGVTELRFQAYTQVSGQDPVYVSDPIISQITSSEATAGLKTTKGLNPSTRYTVEIYKGNTSVGSQNFTTKSSTSYSVIANSGDDLITLINNAKDGDIIGLNPGKYDSGDKLFAINAKKISLIGISGNPEDTKVSFKEFTLNDTGAGLHLKNIELDGSANTADYLINLTSSSSNGAKANFANVLIENCIVSSVKTSAFRANRGPNSGYVMDKFEIKHSFFKNFPASSYGFLHLDKLVFNEVNIENSTFTEVGDLFIRYRESITTPSANATINVNNCTINSFGQSSSFPLLDNNNVPIKANFTNNIIANSPRVGGSLSSNNLIRLATSSTAVFTFNNFYNLTNGKAADLQKLVFPTGGVTSTNNQDNALNWTNTTIDFTLPVNSPLRTASSTGAAIGDPRWWN comes from the coding sequence ATGAAAAAAACTTTTTATAAAATATTGATTATAGGAACAGTATTACTTACTGCAAATGCTGTAATCTCTTGTAATGATGATGAATTTCAGTCAGAATCTAACGATCCAATGAGAATGTTTACACCATTGTCTTTATCTGCCGAAAATTTTGAAACAGAAACTAAAGTCACATGGTCACCTTCTCTGTATACTAATAATATTGACGAAACTTATACAACAGAAGTTTCAAGCGATTCGTTATTTACAAATCCAAAAGATATCATTTTAACAAAAAAAACAGATTCTGCTGGAGTTGTTATTACGGATCAAGAAATTCCCGTGAGAAAAAATTTCTTTATACGTGTTAAAACAAATGCTTACGAAAACAGACCAGAATCTCACTGGTCTGTTAGTAAGCGAATTAAAATTATTGGAATCCAAATTTTGCATCCTATTTATGATCCAAATATTCTGGAGAATCAAGCAACGGTTAGTTGGGATGTAACTGCTGGAGTAACTGAATTGAGATTTCAAGCATATACACAAGTTTCTGGTCAGGATCCTGTTTATGTTAGCGATCCTATTATAAGTCAAATTACAAGTAGCGAAGCTACTGCTGGACTTAAAACAACAAAAGGGCTTAATCCAAGTACACGATATACAGTCGAAATTTATAAAGGAAATACAAGCGTTGGTTCTCAGAATTTCACGACTAAATCGTCTACAAGTTATAGTGTTATTGCTAATTCTGGCGATGATTTAATCACCTTGATTAACAATGCAAAAGATGGTGATATCATTGGATTAAATCCTGGTAAATATGATTCTGGAGATAAATTGTTTGCAATTAATGCGAAGAAAATTTCATTGATTGGAATTTCTGGAAATCCAGAAGATACAAAAGTTTCTTTCAAAGAATTTACGTTAAATGATACTGGGGCTGGTTTACATCTAAAGAATATCGAATTAGATGGAAGCGCAAATACGGCAGATTATTTAATCAATTTGACAAGCAGCAGCAGCAATGGTGCGAAGGCTAATTTTGCAAATGTATTGATTGAAAACTGTATTGTAAGTAGTGTTAAAACCTCAGCTTTCAGAGCAAATAGAGGTCCAAATAGCGGATATGTAATGGATAAATTTGAGATTAAACATTCTTTCTTCAAGAATTTCCCAGCTTCATCTTACGGATTTTTACATTTAGACAAATTAGTTTTTAACGAAGTTAATATCGAAAATTCAACATTTACAGAAGTTGGAGATTTATTTATTCGATACAGAGAAAGTATTACTACGCCATCTGCTAACGCAACAATTAATGTCAACAATTGTACAATTAATAGTTTTGGACAAAGTTCTTCTTTTCCACTATTAGACAATAATAACGTGCCGATCAAAGCTAATTTTACCAATAATATTATTGCAAATTCGCCAAGAGTTGGAGGAAGTTTATCGAGTAATAATTTAATTCGTTTAGCTACTTCAAGTACAGCTGTTTTTACGTTCAACAATTTCTATAATTTGACGAATGGTAAAGCAGCTGATTTACAAAAACTTGTTTTTCCTACTGGAGGAGTAACTTCTACGAATAATCAAGACAATGCTCTAAATTGGACAAACACAACAATTGATTTTACATTACCAGTCAATTCTCCATTAAGAACTGCATCTTCTACAGGTGCTGCGATTGGAGATCCAAGATGGTGGAATTAA
- a CDS encoding glycoside hydrolase family 88/105 protein: MKNILKTTVCGLMIISSTSCISQKKNTEDILVNPKLKWSERMAISETIRFPDPTLLDFQNKPRWSYTNGLVLDAMYKVYEQTNNQTVYNYIYDYANRMIDSNGKIDTYKFENYNLDMIKSGDAIFDLYEKTKEKRFKIAMETLDKQLEQQPTTTEGGYWHKKIYPNQMWLDGVYMAEPFHAKYATKFQSATDAKKSYDKIVLQFDLIEKYNRDPKTGLYYHGWDESRKEKWSNSTTGLSQHFWSRGMGWYGMALVDVLDYLPKDYQGRDKLIKYLNQYAEAIVKVQHSSGTWYQVLDQGNRTGNYLEATGTSMYVYTLAKGVNKGYLPKSYMKNAKNGFDGILKEFIQVDEKGIVSLEKCCAVAGLGGNPYRDGSYEYYISEEIRANDPKGTGPFILAALELNR; this comes from the coding sequence ATGAAAAATATTTTAAAAACAACGGTTTGTGGTTTGATGATAATCTCGAGTACGTCTTGTATCAGTCAGAAAAAAAATACAGAAGATATTCTTGTCAATCCAAAGTTAAAATGGTCAGAACGAATGGCAATTTCAGAAACTATTCGTTTCCCTGATCCTACACTTTTAGATTTTCAAAACAAGCCACGTTGGAGTTATACAAATGGATTGGTTTTAGACGCTATGTACAAAGTATATGAGCAAACAAATAACCAAACTGTCTATAATTATATCTACGATTATGCAAATAGAATGATTGATTCGAACGGAAAAATTGATACGTATAAGTTCGAGAATTATAATTTAGATATGATCAAATCTGGTGACGCAATTTTTGATTTATACGAAAAAACAAAAGAAAAGCGTTTCAAAATTGCAATGGAAACGTTGGATAAGCAATTAGAACAACAACCAACAACAACGGAAGGCGGATATTGGCACAAAAAAATCTACCCAAATCAAATGTGGTTAGATGGTGTTTACATGGCCGAACCTTTTCATGCAAAATATGCAACAAAATTTCAGAGCGCTACTGATGCGAAGAAATCTTATGATAAAATTGTTTTACAATTTGACTTAATCGAAAAATATAACCGCGATCCAAAAACTGGTTTATATTATCACGGTTGGGACGAAAGTAGAAAAGAAAAATGGTCAAATAGTACAACAGGTCTTTCTCAACATTTCTGGTCGAGAGGAATGGGTTGGTACGGAATGGCTTTGGTCGATGTATTAGATTATTTGCCAAAAGATTATCAAGGTCGTGATAAATTAATCAAATACCTTAATCAATATGCGGAAGCGATTGTGAAGGTTCAACATTCTTCAGGGACTTGGTATCAAGTTTTGGATCAAGGAAATAGAACAGGAAATTATTTGGAAGCTACAGGTACTTCAATGTACGTTTATACGTTAGCAAAAGGTGTTAACAAAGGTTATTTGCCAAAATCATACATGAAAAATGCCAAAAATGGATTTGATGGAATTTTAAAAGAATTTATTCAAGTCGATGAAAAAGGTATTGTAAGTTTAGAAAAATGCTGTGCTGTTGCAGGTTTAGGAGGAAATCCTTATCGCGATGGTTCTTACGAATATTACATTAGTGAAGAAATAAGAGCAAATGATCCAAAAGGAACTGGACCATTTATATTAGCTGCATTAGAATTAAATCGTTAA
- a CDS encoding pectinesterase family protein, protein MKSHIAITFIFLIHSCLFAQNLPAFPSAEGYGRYSSGGRGGEVYIVTNLNDSGKGSLRYGIQKKLSRTIVFAVSGNIILQSPLDINYGNISILGQTAPGDGITVSNYPVTIKSDNVIIRYMRFRLGDLAKVEGDALGGRNAQNIIIDHCSVSWATDENISFYRVKNLTIQWSIISEALNKSVHIKGAHGYGGIWGGEPASFHHNLIMSNNSRNPRFSGSESTVNPEDEMVDFRNNVIFNWGANSIYGGEKGKYNLINNYFKSGPATKHKNRIVNPSIPYGKFYVNGNFVKGYADITANNWNGGVQADEPLKAKAETEFGKNEIITHSTENAYKMVQAHAGASLKRDEVDNRLIGYLTNGYPKNMTGIIDSQTEVGGFPTLKTYNIPTDTDQDGMDDEWEKRNNLKVGINDANGYNLSSQYTNLEVYAESLVSEKINSANNKVKDYDFIVAKDGSGQFKTIQELIAALPDFSRVPVKVLIKNGVYKEKITLPPSKTMINFIGEDQHKTILTYDDYASKLNNIGQEIGTSGSASFFIFGDNFSAENITFENSAGEVGQAVAVRVDADKIKFTNCRFLGNQDTLYLVKSGSRQYFNNCYIEGTVDYIFGAGTAYFENCQLNNKGKGYITAASTTEDQKYGFVFENCKISGNNQDSHHLGRPWRPFAQTAFINCDIDLSVKAEGWNNWGKVANESTARYSEYKSTGKHIANKRVKWSRQLTAQEALAFSKNNVLGDWIVN, encoded by the coding sequence ATGAAATCACACATCGCAATTACATTTATATTTTTAATTCATTCATGTTTATTTGCACAGAATTTACCTGCTTTTCCTTCTGCCGAAGGATATGGCAGGTACAGTTCTGGTGGACGAGGTGGAGAAGTCTATATTGTCACAAATCTCAACGATTCTGGTAAAGGAAGTTTACGATACGGAATTCAAAAAAAATTGAGCAGAACAATCGTTTTTGCTGTTTCTGGAAACATTATATTGCAATCTCCTTTGGATATTAATTACGGAAATATTTCTATTCTTGGACAAACTGCTCCTGGAGATGGTATTACGGTTTCTAATTATCCTGTAACCATCAAATCTGACAATGTAATTATTCGTTACATGAGATTTCGTTTAGGCGATTTAGCAAAAGTAGAAGGTGATGCTTTGGGTGGTCGAAATGCACAAAATATAATCATAGATCATTGTTCGGTAAGTTGGGCTACAGATGAAAACATCTCGTTTTATCGTGTCAAAAATCTTACAATTCAATGGTCTATCATATCAGAAGCTCTTAATAAATCTGTTCATATAAAAGGAGCGCATGGTTATGGTGGAATTTGGGGTGGTGAGCCTGCAAGTTTCCACCACAATCTAATTATGAGTAACAATAGTCGAAATCCTCGTTTTAGTGGGTCAGAATCAACGGTAAATCCTGAAGATGAAATGGTTGATTTTCGTAATAATGTAATTTTTAATTGGGGCGCAAATTCTATTTATGGCGGAGAAAAAGGAAAATATAATTTGATTAATAATTATTTCAAATCTGGACCAGCCACAAAACATAAAAATAGAATTGTAAATCCTTCTATTCCATATGGTAAATTTTATGTCAACGGAAATTTTGTAAAAGGTTATGCTGATATAACAGCAAATAACTGGAATGGCGGTGTACAAGCCGATGAACCTTTAAAAGCAAAAGCTGAAACTGAATTTGGTAAAAATGAAATTATCACTCATTCTACTGAAAATGCCTACAAAATGGTTCAAGCACATGCGGGAGCAAGTTTAAAACGCGATGAAGTTGATAATCGATTAATTGGTTATTTAACAAACGGATATCCAAAAAATATGACCGGAATTATTGATAGTCAAACAGAAGTTGGTGGATTTCCTACGTTAAAAACATACAATATTCCTACAGATACAGATCAAGATGGAATGGACGATGAATGGGAAAAAAGAAATAATTTGAAAGTTGGTATTAATGATGCAAACGGTTACAATTTATCAAGTCAATATACCAATTTAGAAGTTTATGCAGAATCGTTAGTTTCAGAAAAGATTAATTCAGCGAATAACAAAGTCAAAGATTATGATTTTATTGTAGCGAAAGATGGTTCTGGTCAATTCAAAACTATTCAAGAATTAATTGCTGCACTACCCGATTTTAGTCGAGTTCCTGTAAAAGTTTTGATCAAAAATGGAGTTTATAAAGAAAAAATTACCTTACCTCCTTCTAAAACGATGATTAATTTTATTGGCGAAGATCAACACAAAACCATTTTGACGTATGATGATTACGCATCAAAATTAAATAATATTGGTCAAGAAATTGGAACATCTGGTTCGGCTTCATTTTTTATTTTTGGAGACAATTTTTCAGCCGAAAATATAACATTCGAAAATAGTGCAGGCGAAGTTGGACAAGCTGTTGCTGTTCGTGTTGATGCAGATAAAATAAAATTTACAAATTGTCGGTTTTTAGGAAATCAAGATACATTGTATTTGGTAAAAAGCGGAAGCAGACAATATTTTAACAACTGTTACATCGAAGGTACAGTCGATTACATTTTCGGAGCAGGAACCGCTTATTTTGAGAACTGTCAGCTAAATAATAAAGGGAAAGGATACATTACAGCGGCATCAACGACAGAAGATCAGAAATACGGTTTCGTTTTCGAGAATTGTAAAATTTCAGGAAACAATCAAGATTCTCATCATTTGGGAAGACCTTGGCGACCTTTTGCTCAAACTGCTTTTATCAATTGCGACATAGATTTGTCTGTTAAAGCGGAAGGTTGGAACAATTGGGGAAAAGTTGCAAATGAATCTACAGCTCGCTACTCCGAATATAAATCTACAGGTAAACATATCGCAAATAAAAGAGTTAAATGGAGTCGTCAATTAACTGCTCAAGAAGCTTTAGCATTCTCTAAAAATAATGTTTTGGGTGATTGGATCGTCAATTAA
- a CDS encoding RagB/SusD family nutrient uptake outer membrane protein produces the protein MKTKTFIKILGVSIVLLTTTSCDDYLDVSSPSNTSEIEVYNDASYTYSALVGVYNQLAGDNGYGNRISSIIGQAADDFKTSGDYNCNDRRGISMYNACPTNPELDKPFRQLYTGIERANLLIYNIPTSDVYKSGSDSDKKLMDRYYGEALTLRAQYYYELIRNFGDVPFQDKPSSQYEHIFLPKTDRDEVYEVLLNDLETASKVIPWRAESGDPTTRITKAFVKGLRARIALARAGYSLRRQPIQMVKGANPEKYYQIARNETFDIMQQRGSHNINPNYEDVFRAIHEGRMDNTNEMIFQVGAFGGNARTDSKLGYYNGLRHNAASKWNGGGGINALPTYFYEFDKYDQRRDVTINAFEINADDLTQVVKIDALTDGKFRKSWTKVTGPSQNVGINWPIMRFADVLLMFAEAENELNGGPTAAAIDALREVRARAYANNPDKMPAVTANGYQGFFEQIVHERLLEFGGESIRKYDLIRWNLLGQVVTETRAKLQNLLDGTGEYANVPKYIYYKIGKYDPTQTAQKTVLSLDTYFVGNDKTELFYTPSVASTPTGYTRINWQTGMVATMINDERKGWLQYYKPNHSELLPIYQDIINTNYNLTQDYGY, from the coding sequence ATGAAAACAAAAACATTTATAAAAATATTAGGCGTTAGCATCGTTTTATTAACAACAACATCATGTGATGATTATTTGGATGTTAGTAGCCCTTCCAACACTTCCGAAATAGAAGTTTACAACGATGCAAGTTATACCTACTCCGCTTTGGTTGGCGTATATAATCAATTGGCTGGTGACAATGGTTACGGTAACAGAATTTCTTCTATCATTGGACAAGCTGCTGATGATTTTAAAACATCTGGTGATTACAATTGTAACGATCGTCGTGGAATTAGTATGTACAATGCTTGTCCTACAAATCCAGAATTAGACAAACCTTTCCGTCAATTATACACAGGAATTGAAAGAGCAAATTTACTAATTTATAATATTCCAACTTCTGATGTCTACAAATCTGGAAGTGATAGCGACAAAAAGTTAATGGACAGATATTACGGAGAAGCATTGACGTTAAGAGCACAATATTATTACGAATTAATCCGAAACTTTGGAGATGTTCCATTTCAAGATAAACCATCTTCTCAATACGAACATATTTTCCTTCCGAAAACTGATCGTGATGAAGTGTATGAAGTTTTATTAAATGATTTAGAAACTGCTTCAAAAGTTATTCCTTGGAGAGCCGAATCTGGAGATCCTACAACACGTATCACAAAAGCTTTTGTGAAAGGCTTACGTGCTCGTATTGCACTTGCTAGAGCTGGATATTCACTAAGAAGACAACCGATACAGATGGTTAAAGGAGCAAATCCAGAAAAATATTACCAAATTGCTCGCAACGAAACGTTTGACATTATGCAACAACGTGGAAGCCATAACATCAATCCAAATTACGAAGATGTTTTCCGTGCTATTCACGAAGGTCGTATGGATAACACCAACGAAATGATTTTTCAAGTTGGTGCTTTCGGTGGAAATGCTCGAACTGATAGTAAACTTGGTTATTACAACGGATTGCGTCATAACGCAGCTTCTAAATGGAATGGTGGTGGCGGAATCAATGCTTTACCAACTTATTTTTATGAATTTGATAAATATGATCAAAGACGAGATGTCACAATCAATGCGTTCGAAATTAATGCTGATGATTTAACACAAGTGGTTAAAATTGACGCTTTAACAGACGGAAAATTCAGAAAGTCTTGGACAAAAGTAACAGGTCCTTCTCAAAATGTTGGAATCAATTGGCCAATTATGCGTTTTGCAGATGTTTTATTAATGTTTGCTGAGGCAGAAAATGAATTAAACGGTGGACCAACGGCTGCTGCAATAGATGCTTTGAGAGAAGTTAGAGCAAGAGCTTATGCAAACAATCCTGATAAAATGCCTGCAGTTACAGCGAATGGCTACCAAGGCTTTTTTGAGCAAATTGTACACGAAAGATTATTGGAATTTGGTGGAGAATCTATCCGAAAATATGACTTAATCAGATGGAATCTTTTAGGTCAAGTAGTAACAGAAACTCGTGCTAAATTGCAAAATTTATTAGATGGAACGGGAGAATATGCCAATGTACCTAAATACATCTATTATAAAATTGGGAAATACGATCCAACACAGACAGCCCAAAAAACTGTTTTGAGTTTAGATACTTATTTTGTTGGAAATGATAAAACAGAATTGTTCTACACTCCTTCTGTTGCTTCTACTCCAACGGGATATACACGCATAAACTGGCAAACAGGAATGGTTGCGACAATGATTAACGACGAACGAAAAGGTTGGTTACAATATTACAAACCAAATCATTCAGAATTGTTGCCAATCTATCAAGATATCATCAATACAAATTATAATTTAACACAAGATTACGGATACTAA
- a CDS encoding DUF4861 family protein encodes MKKIIATITTLILVTSCSNRLVQHENNGFTYSEISIKEGGKWVDGKRGHKEYEGGTFRNVQEHTLDPQHTDHAFDIRYEGPGWENQNVGYRLYLDWRNAVDIFGKKVKTQVLQDVGQDGFDSYHEPLPWGQDILKAGKSLGIGGFGRLVNDTVAHLHQVENTYVKVKNSKNVSSFEIDYSKWKTADHTTDVKAKVSIYPYDRFSKFELKTSVLTNGLTTGLVKFKNIPLQQKKSANGSWGYISTYGKQTLVDKNDLLGMAIFYKSDEVEKLVDGKDDHLIVFKPTTKTMTYYILAAWAQEPNGLKNETEFYNDLNSKLVQLEKSNRL; translated from the coding sequence ATGAAAAAAATTATTGCCACAATAACAACATTAATCCTTGTCACTTCTTGTAGTAACAGATTGGTTCAACATGAAAACAATGGATTTACCTATTCCGAAATTTCTATAAAAGAAGGTGGAAAATGGGTAGATGGAAAAAGAGGTCATAAAGAATATGAAGGCGGAACATTTCGAAATGTACAAGAACATACGCTTGATCCACAACATACCGATCATGCTTTCGATATTCGATACGAAGGTCCAGGTTGGGAAAATCAAAATGTTGGTTATCGCTTGTATTTGGATTGGAGAAATGCGGTTGATATTTTCGGGAAAAAGGTAAAAACACAAGTTTTGCAAGATGTTGGACAAGATGGTTTTGATTCTTATCACGAACCTCTTCCTTGGGGACAAGATATCTTGAAAGCTGGGAAATCGCTTGGAATTGGTGGTTTTGGGCGATTAGTGAATGATACAGTTGCGCATTTGCATCAAGTTGAGAATACATATGTCAAAGTAAAAAACAGTAAAAATGTTTCGAGTTTTGAAATTGATTATTCTAAATGGAAAACTGCGGATCACACAACAGATGTAAAAGCAAAAGTTTCGATTTATCCTTATGATCGTTTTTCTAAATTTGAATTGAAAACTTCTGTCTTAACGAATGGTTTAACAACTGGTTTGGTAAAATTCAAAAATATTCCGTTGCAGCAAAAGAAAAGCGCAAATGGAAGTTGGGGATATATCTCAACTTACGGAAAACAAACTTTAGTTGACAAAAATGATTTGCTTGGAATGGCAATTTTCTATAAATCGGATGAGGTAGAAAAATTAGTAGACGGAAAAGATGATCATTTAATTGTTTTCAAACCGACAACCAAAACAATGACATATTATATTTTGGCAGCTTGGGCACAAGAGCCAAATGGACTTAAAAACGAAACTGAATTCTACAATGATTTGAATTCGAAATTAGTTCAATTAGAAAAGTCTAATCGTTTATAA